One genomic region from Marinomonas maritima encodes:
- a CDS encoding nitroreductase family protein, with amino-acid sequence MDIFQAIEQRRAVKHYQANTKMPEADYQALMSAVLLSPTSYNIQHWRFVRVTEVEQRENLKAAAWGQAQVSEAAELFVLCADVDAWNDRPERYVANSPKETQDMLLPMMYGFYNKKEQIQRDEAMRSCGIAAQTMMLAAKGLGYDSCPMVGFDREKVAELIQLPKGHVIAMMIAIGHAEKAAYPRAGQLPLSDVLVENHF; translated from the coding sequence ATGGATATCTTTCAAGCAATTGAACAACGACGAGCGGTTAAGCATTATCAAGCGAATACTAAAATGCCTGAAGCAGATTATCAGGCTTTGATGAGCGCTGTATTACTTTCTCCTACTTCTTACAACATTCAGCATTGGCGTTTTGTAAGAGTCACGGAGGTTGAGCAAAGAGAAAATTTAAAAGCGGCGGCTTGGGGGCAGGCTCAAGTGTCTGAGGCTGCAGAACTATTTGTATTGTGTGCTGATGTTGACGCTTGGAATGATCGTCCTGAACGCTATGTTGCAAATAGTCCTAAAGAAACTCAGGATATGCTTTTGCCAATGATGTACGGTTTTTATAATAAGAAAGAGCAAATTCAACGAGATGAAGCCATGCGTTCATGTGGTATTGCTGCGCAAACTATGATGTTAGCCGCGAAGGGTCTGGGTTATGACTCTTGTCCTATGGTAGGTTTTGATCGAGAAAAAGTGGCCGAATTAATACAACTTCCAAAAGGTCACGTTATTGCCATGATGATTGCAATCGGTCATGCAGAGAAGGCGGCGTATCCTAGGGCGGGTCAGCTTCCATTATCAGACGTGCTTGTTGAAAATCATTTTTAG
- a CDS encoding EAL domain-containing protein yields the protein MTQKTRMLLTFFINFSVLIVFTVSVFIMGNTWQQKRTSEATEKERQFYFVKVESHLNGVVSFIASISDLYTGDCSRSVVLHMRKELFNIPGAIEFGVIQKEGDHGVVVCNSWGDKDRIKVREPVPHDGFLMTGPHTINSLKMPVFVIKKTVGNFEYNVIIKKNSIDAFFNNGSDMIISNGGNITGEGVLDENYRRSDVINNLIYSVSSSFSKKEHNLYFIPIALFLFILVYFLVTPKWVRTIDRILLKRKIENHYYYNEYQPIVDTKNGRLFSIEVFLRGQDEANAKDTIAKMKSLDLSIDHTIFQIRQIEQSFSKGFILQNNFQVNISSHHLQSAFFVEHILQLKALTCTSLILEMTEDDNLMLQKNIVKEHMARLKEKGCRFAIDDFGIEYSGLSYISEFDFDIVKTDKIFIDDKDQNTAILKSIIAFCNELDIDCIAEGIETKDDNEKINQIGIHLHQGWYHGRPVSAEKITAYTVQL from the coding sequence ATGACCCAAAAAACAAGGATGCTGTTAACGTTTTTTATTAATTTTTCTGTGTTGATAGTATTTACTGTCTCTGTATTTATCATGGGAAATACTTGGCAGCAAAAAAGAACGTCTGAGGCGACAGAGAAGGAGAGGCAGTTCTACTTTGTCAAAGTGGAAAGTCACCTTAACGGCGTTGTGTCTTTTATTGCTTCTATTTCAGATCTATATACAGGCGACTGTTCACGCAGCGTTGTGTTACACATGCGCAAAGAGCTTTTTAATATCCCCGGCGCCATTGAGTTTGGCGTTATACAGAAGGAGGGTGATCATGGCGTTGTCGTATGTAACTCATGGGGTGATAAAGATAGGATCAAGGTGAGAGAACCTGTCCCTCATGATGGTTTTTTAATGACTGGTCCCCATACAATTAACTCTTTAAAAATGCCTGTATTTGTCATCAAAAAGACAGTGGGCAACTTTGAATATAACGTCATTATTAAAAAGAACAGCATAGATGCATTCTTTAATAATGGCTCGGATATGATTATTTCTAATGGTGGGAACATAACGGGTGAAGGCGTATTGGATGAAAACTATCGACGCTCAGATGTCATAAATAACCTGATATATTCTGTTTCTTCTTCTTTTTCAAAAAAAGAACATAACCTATACTTCATTCCTATCGCGTTGTTTTTGTTCATTCTTGTCTATTTTCTAGTGACGCCTAAGTGGGTCAGAACGATCGATAGAATTCTCTTAAAGCGAAAAATCGAAAACCACTATTACTACAACGAATACCAACCTATTGTTGATACTAAAAACGGCCGTTTATTTTCGATTGAAGTATTTTTGAGAGGCCAAGACGAGGCAAATGCAAAAGATACGATAGCAAAAATGAAAAGCTTGGATTTAAGTATTGATCACACCATTTTTCAAATACGTCAGATTGAACAGAGTTTTTCAAAAGGGTTCATCTTACAAAATAATTTCCAAGTGAATATCTCAAGCCATCATCTTCAGAGTGCTTTTTTTGTCGAGCATATATTGCAATTAAAAGCGCTAACCTGCACCAGCTTGATTCTTGAAATGACAGAAGACGACAATTTAATGCTGCAAAAAAACATTGTCAAAGAACACATGGCACGACTAAAAGAAAAGGGCTGTCGCTTTGCTATTGACGATTTTGGAATCGAGTATTCCGGCTTGTCTTATATCTCTGAGTTTGATTTTGATATTGTAAAAACGGATAAGATCTTCATTGACGATAAAGATCAAAATACCGCGATTCTAAAATCCATCATCGCGTTTTGTAATGAACTTGATATCGACTGCATTGCAGAGGGTATTGAAACCAAAGACGACAACGAAAAAATCAACCAAATTGGTATCCACCTTCATCAAGGCTGGTATCACGGTCGTCCCGTGAGTGCTGAAAAAATCACGGCCTATACTGTACAGCTTTAG
- a CDS encoding GntR family transcriptional regulator, producing MSQNRVNSLFGAPDTLREKGIPLYIQVKKAIQAAITAERVSGGDTLPPERDLAKHLDVSRVTIRRAIDELIKDEVLTQRQGAGTFVSERVEQPLNHLRSFTEVMEARGKTTTSKWLDRSLGMPHEDECKALKLAPDQEVVRFYRLRYADGKPMALELATIPSRYILNPFAMEGSLYDLLELQGCRPVRALQRLRAVSIDEQRANLLDIPELSAALYIERTGINHEGTHVEFTRSWFPGDSYDFVAEIRDTL from the coding sequence ATGAGTCAAAATCGGGTTAATTCGCTGTTTGGTGCGCCTGATACCTTACGAGAGAAAGGCATCCCGCTCTACATTCAAGTTAAAAAAGCCATTCAGGCTGCCATAACTGCAGAGCGCGTTTCAGGCGGGGATACTCTACCGCCTGAACGAGATCTTGCTAAGCATCTGGATGTCTCTCGTGTGACCATTCGACGGGCCATTGACGAGCTGATCAAAGACGAAGTCTTAACTCAGCGTCAAGGCGCGGGAACTTTTGTCAGTGAACGGGTTGAACAGCCTTTAAACCATTTGCGTAGCTTTACTGAAGTCATGGAAGCACGCGGTAAAACCACCACCTCAAAGTGGCTAGACCGTTCTTTAGGCATGCCTCACGAAGACGAGTGCAAAGCGCTTAAGCTGGCGCCAGATCAAGAAGTGGTGCGTTTTTATCGCTTACGTTATGCGGACGGCAAACCCATGGCATTAGAATTAGCCACCATTCCTAGTCGTTATATTCTCAATCCATTCGCCATGGAGGGGTCACTCTACGACTTGTTAGAACTACAAGGCTGCCGACCCGTACGCGCTTTGCAACGACTTCGAGCCGTTAGTATTGATGAGCAACGCGCTAACTTGCTGGATATTCCTGAGCTCAGCGCGGCTTTATACATTGAACGAACTGGCATCAACCACGAAGGCACCCACGTCGAATTTACTCGCTCATGGTTCCCTGGTGACTCATACGATTTTGTGGCGGAGATTCGTGACACGCTTTAA
- a CDS encoding ABC transporter ATP-binding protein, translating into MASVKLNNIKKRFGDVDVLHGIDLDIKDGEFVVLIGESGCGKSTLLRLLSGLEDITEGDLYIDGERVNGRSPAKRGIAMVFQSYALYPHMNVFKNMAFGLKIAGKDKAFVDNKVLEAAKKLKIDHLLDRLPRELSGGQRQRVAIGRAIVRDPKVFLFDEPLSNLDASLRVQTRVELGKLHQELKATVVYVTHDQVEAMTLGDKIVVMNKGRVEQVGSPLHLYHHPQTQFVAGFIGSPKMNFLSARVMEVGSESTQIMLESGRMISAAVDSSSLEKGAHVQLGLRPEHMSVTCDENTLEGKITLVEHLGEQSYLYVDIQQEGEFVLKVDGDNQYQAGDNVTFGIKPNSLYLFNHQGNALPRVNSNLETKPLP; encoded by the coding sequence ATGGCAAGTGTAAAACTCAATAATATTAAAAAACGTTTTGGCGATGTGGACGTATTGCATGGCATCGACCTAGACATAAAGGACGGCGAATTTGTCGTGTTGATCGGCGAATCAGGGTGCGGTAAATCCACTTTATTGCGCTTATTATCAGGACTTGAAGACATCACGGAAGGCGATCTATACATCGATGGCGAACGCGTCAATGGTCGTTCACCGGCAAAACGTGGCATCGCCATGGTGTTTCAATCTTACGCTTTGTACCCACACATGAATGTGTTTAAAAACATGGCGTTTGGTCTGAAAATTGCCGGTAAAGACAAAGCATTTGTGGACAACAAAGTACTCGAAGCGGCGAAAAAGCTGAAGATAGATCATCTATTAGATCGCTTGCCTCGTGAACTGTCTGGCGGCCAACGTCAGCGTGTAGCGATTGGTCGTGCCATTGTTCGTGACCCTAAAGTCTTCTTGTTTGACGAACCACTGTCTAATCTTGATGCGTCGCTTCGTGTGCAAACGCGTGTTGAGCTTGGCAAACTTCACCAAGAACTAAAAGCCACCGTAGTTTATGTTACCCATGATCAAGTTGAAGCCATGACATTAGGCGACAAAATCGTCGTTATGAACAAGGGTCGAGTAGAGCAAGTCGGCTCGCCTTTGCATTTGTATCATCACCCACAAACGCAGTTTGTCGCGGGCTTTATTGGCTCACCAAAGATGAATTTCTTATCCGCCAGAGTAATGGAAGTAGGCTCCGAGAGTACGCAAATCATGTTAGAATCCGGCCGCATGATTTCGGCTGCTGTTGACAGCTCAAGTTTGGAAAAAGGCGCTCACGTGCAATTAGGCCTTCGTCCTGAACACATGTCTGTCACCTGCGACGAGAATACGCTAGAAGGCAAAATTACGTTGGTAGAACACCTTGGCGAGCAATCTTACTTATATGTAGACATACAACAAGAAGGCGAGTTTGTGCTAAAGGTAGATGGCGATAACCAGTACCAAGCGGGCGATAACGTTACGTTTGGTATAAAACCAAACAGTCTGTATCTGTTTAATCATCAAGGTAATGCGTTACCTCGAGTAAATTCCAACTTAGAAACAAAGCCGCTTCCCTAA
- a CDS encoding carbohydrate ABC transporter permease: MKIFNDLLSSSSRNVSKSVTVHAILLAYTVIALFPIIVVIINAFKTRKAIFKDPLGLPDSSSFTLAGFEEVLLRSNFGLYSWNSLVVTLIAVSLVLLLGAMAAWALTEYKFRGNFIVTFLFAMGIMIPIRLGTVSILSLMVELNLANTLTALVLVYIAQGLPLAVYILSEFVRTIPKELTEAARCDAVSEYKIFFCIILPLLKPAMATVAVFTMIPIWNDLWFPLILAPGEETRTITLGVQQFVGQYVTNWNSVLSALTLAIVPVLILYTIFSRQLIRGLTSGAVK, translated from the coding sequence ATGAAAATTTTCAATGATCTTTTGTCTTCCTCATCGCGCAACGTATCAAAAAGCGTGACGGTTCACGCCATTTTATTGGCCTATACCGTGATCGCTTTATTCCCGATTATTGTCGTTATCATCAATGCGTTTAAAACACGTAAAGCCATTTTTAAGGACCCATTAGGGTTACCCGACAGTAGCTCTTTTACCCTAGCGGGTTTTGAAGAAGTGCTATTGCGATCAAACTTTGGCTTGTACTCATGGAACAGCTTGGTGGTCACGCTGATTGCCGTTAGTTTGGTTTTATTACTTGGCGCTATGGCGGCTTGGGCATTAACTGAATATAAGTTTCGCGGCAATTTTATTGTCACCTTCTTATTCGCCATGGGCATCATGATTCCGATTCGACTCGGCACAGTGAGTATTCTGAGTCTGATGGTCGAGCTGAATCTTGCCAATACACTCACGGCTCTGGTGCTGGTGTACATCGCACAAGGCCTGCCTCTCGCGGTGTATATATTGTCTGAATTTGTGCGCACGATTCCGAAGGAACTTACAGAAGCAGCGCGATGCGATGCAGTCAGCGAATATAAGATTTTCTTCTGTATTATTTTGCCACTGCTTAAGCCTGCGATGGCAACAGTGGCGGTGTTTACCATGATCCCGATTTGGAACGATTTATGGTTTCCGCTCATTCTGGCACCGGGAGAAGAAACGCGCACTATTACCCTAGGTGTTCAACAATTTGTTGGCCAATACGTAACCAACTGGAACTCAGTACTGTCTGCTCTTACCTTAGCGATTGTTCCTGTACTGATTCTATACACTATTTTTTCAAGACAACTGATCCGCGGCTTAACCAGCGGAGCGGTCAAATAA
- a CDS encoding carbohydrate ABC transporter permease — translation MTQQNQQDEKKPFPWHLVIFLAPALLIYVTFSVYPLLDTLFLSLFNTQQGESTFVGLQNFITLVTDDNWSDAFWNALLNNFKFFAIHMLLQNPIGLLLAVLLSSPKLRLSGTYRTLIFMPTMLSVVIIGFVWQLLLSPIWGISENFLYSIGLGQYFDAWLGKEGSALITLSFISVWQFVGIPMMLIYATLLNIPDDIVDASVVDGANPLQTFWYIKLPLILPTIAMVSILTFVANFNAFELIYAVKGALAGPNFSTDLMGTFFYRTFFGFQLQQGSASMGAAVATLMFLIILVGVMLFLFFVQRRIQRFQF, via the coding sequence ATGACTCAACAAAACCAACAAGACGAAAAAAAGCCCTTTCCATGGCACCTCGTCATTTTTTTGGCGCCAGCGCTGCTGATTTACGTCACGTTCAGCGTTTACCCTTTACTCGATACACTTTTTTTAAGCTTGTTCAACACTCAACAGGGTGAAAGCACCTTTGTTGGATTGCAAAACTTCATCACCTTAGTCACAGACGACAATTGGTCCGATGCTTTTTGGAATGCACTGCTGAACAACTTTAAGTTTTTTGCCATCCATATGCTGCTACAAAACCCAATAGGATTGTTACTTGCCGTACTGTTAAGTTCGCCAAAACTACGTTTGTCTGGGACCTATCGCACGCTTATTTTTATGCCGACCATGCTTTCCGTTGTGATCATTGGTTTTGTTTGGCAACTACTTCTCAGCCCTATTTGGGGAATTTCTGAAAACTTCCTATATAGCATTGGTCTGGGTCAGTATTTTGATGCTTGGTTGGGCAAAGAAGGCAGCGCCTTAATTACCCTTAGCTTTATTTCTGTTTGGCAGTTTGTTGGTATTCCTATGATGCTGATTTACGCCACCTTGCTGAACATTCCTGACGACATCGTCGATGCCAGTGTGGTCGACGGTGCAAACCCATTGCAGACTTTTTGGTACATCAAATTACCATTGATTTTACCGACCATTGCTATGGTATCGATTCTAACGTTTGTTGCGAATTTCAATGCATTCGAATTGATCTACGCCGTGAAAGGCGCTTTAGCAGGGCCTAACTTCTCCACCGATTTGATGGGGACTTTCTTCTATCGAACTTTCTTTGGCTTCCAGCTTCAACAAGGCAGTGCCAGCATGGGTGCCGCGGTGGCCACACTGATGTTCTTAATCATTTTAGTGGGTGTCATGCTGTTTCTTTTCTTTGTCCAACGTCGCATTCAGCGATTCCAATTTTAG
- a CDS encoding ABC transporter substrate-binding protein has product MLNAHSILSVSKCALATAVVLSSAGMVNAAGTLSIESWRSDDANIWSDVIIPAFNKSHPDTKVFFSPTPPTQYNSALQAKLQAGTAGDLITCRPFDTSLTLYQNGYLDNLNDLKGLSEFSGVAKSAWVTDDGQDQFCLPMASVIHGFIYNKEIFKELNLSAPKTRDEFFKVLDTIKSESRYAPLAMGTADQWETATMGFQNIGPNYWKGETGRKALLDGKAKLTDKPYVDTWKELAKWKPYLGHGFEAQKYSDSQNLFTLGRSAIYPAGSWDIQTFNNQADFEFGAFPPPVAKAGDACYISDHTDIGIGINANSKNKAAARELLNWMASQEFAELFANAVPGFFPLSNHKIAIKDPVAQEFISWRDNCESTIRNSYQILSRGTPNLENQLWNVSAQVINGTMTPEAAAQETQKGLEQWYAPQQ; this is encoded by the coding sequence ATGCTAAACGCTCATTCAATCTTGTCCGTATCCAAGTGTGCCCTCGCCACTGCTGTTGTTTTAAGCAGTGCAGGCATGGTAAATGCGGCAGGAACCTTAAGCATCGAAAGCTGGCGTAGTGATGACGCAAACATCTGGTCAGACGTCATCATTCCTGCTTTCAATAAAAGTCACCCCGATACAAAAGTCTTCTTCTCACCAACGCCACCAACGCAATACAACTCTGCTCTACAAGCAAAACTTCAAGCAGGTACGGCTGGCGATCTAATTACTTGTCGCCCTTTTGATACATCATTAACCCTTTATCAAAATGGCTATTTGGACAATCTGAATGACTTAAAAGGCTTGAGCGAATTCTCTGGCGTAGCAAAAAGCGCTTGGGTCACTGACGATGGACAGGATCAATTCTGTTTACCGATGGCGTCTGTTATTCACGGCTTCATTTATAACAAAGAAATTTTTAAAGAATTAAACCTTTCTGCACCAAAAACACGCGATGAATTTTTTAAAGTACTCGACACCATCAAATCCGAAAGCCGCTACGCACCTCTTGCTATGGGCACAGCGGATCAGTGGGAAACCGCCACCATGGGCTTTCAGAACATCGGTCCAAACTATTGGAAAGGTGAAACTGGTCGTAAAGCACTTCTAGATGGCAAAGCCAAGCTGACGGACAAACCGTACGTGGATACATGGAAAGAGTTAGCGAAATGGAAACCGTATCTTGGCCATGGTTTTGAAGCACAGAAATACTCTGATTCTCAAAACCTATTCACGTTGGGTCGTAGTGCCATTTACCCAGCTGGCTCTTGGGACATTCAAACATTCAATAATCAAGCCGATTTTGAATTTGGGGCTTTCCCACCACCAGTCGCAAAAGCAGGTGACGCGTGCTACATCAGTGATCACACAGACATTGGTATTGGTATCAATGCTAATTCAAAAAACAAAGCGGCCGCTCGTGAGTTACTAAACTGGATGGCTAGCCAAGAGTTTGCAGAATTGTTCGCCAATGCGGTACCAGGCTTCTTCCCACTGTCGAATCATAAAATTGCGATCAAAGACCCTGTTGCTCAGGAATTCATTAGCTGGCGTGACAATTGCGAATCAACGATTCGTAACTCTTACCAGATTCTTTCTCGTGGTACGCCAAACTTAGAAAACCAACTTTGGAATGTGAGCGCTCAAGTTATCAACGGTACGATGACACCAGAAGCCGCCGCGCAAGAAACACAAAAAGGATTAGAGCAATGGTACGCTCCTCAACAGTAA
- the nagB gene encoding glucosamine-6-phosphate deaminase codes for MQVIILPTPNDVAQYAANSVMDVVTENANSILGLATGSTPIALYDELVSRCRAGLLSFKNTKTFNLDEYIGISDCHEQSYRAFMNRHLFNLVDINPANTHVPLADSLDPEVLARNAEAYESGIERSGGIDLQILGIGVNGHIGFNEPTSSFASRTRIKTLSKSTVEANKRFFAEGEFQPHLAITMGIGTILESRAILLMATGKGKAQAVKDMIEGPLTSMCPASVLQQHKKSIVILDEDAASLLSLKEYYVWCEEKRQQLHEGNLL; via the coding sequence ATGCAAGTTATTATTCTTCCGACGCCTAATGATGTGGCTCAGTACGCTGCTAACAGTGTGATGGATGTGGTTACAGAGAATGCCAACTCGATACTTGGGCTAGCGACGGGGTCTACACCGATTGCGCTTTATGATGAATTAGTCAGCCGCTGCCGAGCGGGTTTGCTTTCTTTTAAAAATACGAAAACCTTCAATCTAGATGAATACATTGGTATTTCTGATTGTCATGAGCAAAGCTACCGCGCCTTTATGAATAGGCACTTATTTAATCTTGTCGATATTAACCCTGCCAATACGCATGTTCCTTTGGCGGACAGTTTGGATCCAGAGGTACTTGCTCGCAATGCGGAGGCGTATGAGTCAGGAATAGAGAGGTCAGGCGGCATAGATCTACAAATATTGGGTATTGGCGTGAATGGGCATATTGGCTTTAACGAACCTACTTCCAGTTTTGCATCAAGAACGCGGATTAAAACCTTGTCTAAATCGACGGTAGAAGCCAATAAACGATTTTTTGCTGAAGGTGAATTCCAGCCTCACCTAGCCATTACCATGGGTATTGGTACTATTCTAGAGAGCCGCGCTATTTTGCTGATGGCGACAGGAAAAGGCAAAGCGCAAGCGGTGAAAGATATGATAGAAGGGCCACTGACGTCCATGTGCCCAGCGTCCGTTTTGCAACAGCATAAAAAATCGATCGTGATATTAGACGAAGACGCGGCCAGTTTGCTGTCGTTAAAAGAATATTATGTATGGTGTGAAGAAAAGCGCCAGCAGTTACATGAAGGAAATTTGTTATGA
- a CDS encoding BadF/BadG/BcrA/BcrD ATPase family protein, translated as MTGLYIGVDGGGTFCRARLVNGEGTVLGEAVAGSGNPRIGIEAAWQNITNACLEACRQGNIDPNDYSKITLGLGLAGANQPLEQELVIAQSSPFGRRYLLTDAHSACLGAFDGQDGALLILGTGSCGVFYQNERFHIVGGWGFPLSDQGSGARIGLSALEHSLAALDGITPTSPMTDSINAEFSLSPEEYVLFQNRQPLPKEYGAFAIQVFEFAQQKDPIALKIVHEQVVWIRQYLDCLIAKGAKKIVLAGGVSDVIQPYLPEHYLAYLCESKGDAMAGAILMAKEQIGRMAI; from the coding sequence ATGACAGGCCTGTATATTGGAGTCGATGGCGGTGGAACCTTTTGCCGTGCACGCCTCGTTAACGGTGAGGGGACGGTGTTAGGCGAAGCCGTCGCGGGTTCCGGTAATCCACGTATTGGTATTGAAGCCGCGTGGCAAAATATAACTAATGCCTGTTTAGAAGCGTGTCGACAAGGGAATATTGACCCTAATGATTATTCTAAAATCACGCTTGGATTGGGGCTTGCTGGGGCAAATCAACCGCTTGAGCAGGAACTGGTTATTGCTCAGTCATCCCCGTTTGGGCGTCGTTATTTATTGACCGATGCGCATTCTGCTTGTCTTGGTGCATTTGATGGGCAAGATGGCGCTTTACTTATTTTAGGTACGGGCAGCTGTGGCGTTTTTTATCAGAATGAACGGTTTCATATTGTTGGTGGCTGGGGGTTTCCGTTATCGGATCAAGGCAGTGGTGCTCGTATTGGGCTGTCTGCTTTAGAGCATTCCTTGGCAGCGCTTGATGGAATCACGCCTACATCGCCAATGACAGACAGTATTAATGCCGAGTTTTCTTTATCGCCGGAAGAATATGTATTGTTCCAAAATCGTCAGCCGTTACCAAAAGAATACGGAGCCTTTGCTATTCAAGTTTTTGAATTTGCTCAGCAAAAAGATCCTATCGCGTTGAAGATAGTTCATGAACAAGTGGTTTGGATTCGTCAATATTTAGATTGTTTGATTGCAAAAGGCGCAAAGAAAATCGTGCTCGCTGGTGGTGTATCAGACGTCATTCAGCCTTACTTACCAGAACACTATCTTGCTTATCTATGTGAATCCAAAGGTGATGCGATGGCAGGGGCAATATTGATGGCCAAAGAACAGATTGGAAGGATGGCAATATGA
- the nagA gene encoding N-acetylglucosamine-6-phosphate deacetylase, producing the protein MTTIFAKRLFDGEQWLNNQEVTFSGNQIASVIAMKTPSNADVDVVDILAPGFIDVHVNGGGGTLFNHTPTLSALEKIVQSHSQFGTVAMMPTLISDDYTIMSQAHDAVNEALAQNMGGVLGLHYEGPYLNPIRKGVHNESQLRQPNEDILATLLDVSERGKLMVTLAPEQVREGFIEWLISEKAIVCIGHSAATYEQAMAAVDSGARGFTHLFNAMTPLTSREPGVVGAALQTDKPTWCGLIADGHHVHPASMRVAIAAKGCEHIMLVTDAIQSVGSTETEMAFLGKKVRRSEGKVTTEDGTLAGSDLDMATAVRNTIFQTGRTPAEALQMASLRPAEFLDIDDQFGRIKPDYRASLVALSEDYMVKKTWIDGKVVWCLL; encoded by the coding sequence ATGACGACGATATTTGCGAAACGCTTATTTGATGGCGAGCAGTGGTTGAATAATCAAGAAGTAACCTTCAGTGGTAACCAAATCGCGTCAGTCATCGCCATGAAAACGCCAAGTAATGCAGATGTCGACGTTGTGGATATTCTGGCCCCAGGCTTTATTGATGTGCATGTTAATGGCGGTGGCGGCACCTTGTTTAACCATACACCGACGTTATCGGCTTTGGAAAAAATTGTTCAGAGTCATTCACAGTTCGGCACGGTTGCTATGATGCCGACACTGATTTCTGATGACTATACTATCATGTCTCAGGCGCATGACGCGGTGAATGAGGCTCTCGCTCAAAACATGGGCGGCGTATTAGGTTTGCATTATGAAGGACCTTATTTAAACCCGATTCGTAAAGGGGTGCATAATGAGTCTCAACTTCGTCAGCCAAATGAAGACATATTAGCAACGTTATTAGATGTTAGTGAACGTGGCAAACTGATGGTGACCTTAGCGCCTGAACAGGTAAGAGAAGGTTTTATTGAATGGTTAATATCAGAAAAAGCCATTGTTTGCATTGGCCATTCTGCGGCAACCTATGAACAAGCAATGGCCGCGGTTGACAGTGGCGCACGTGGTTTTACGCATTTGTTTAATGCCATGACACCACTAACAAGCCGCGAGCCCGGCGTGGTTGGTGCCGCGTTACAAACAGACAAACCAACATGGTGTGGTTTGATTGCTGATGGTCATCATGTTCATCCCGCCTCCATGCGAGTGGCGATTGCGGCAAAAGGTTGTGAGCACATTATGCTGGTGACGGATGCAATTCAAAGTGTCGGTTCAACTGAAACCGAAATGGCTTTTTTAGGCAAAAAAGTTCGTCGCAGTGAAGGTAAAGTCACCACTGAAGATGGCACCTTAGCTGGGTCTGATTTGGACATGGCAACGGCGGTTCGAAATACTATTTTTCAGACAGGTCGAACTCCAGCAGAAGCTTTGCAAATGGCGTCTTTAAGACCTGCTGAGTTTTTAGACATAGACGATCAGTTCGGTCGAATTAAGCCAGACTATCGAGCAAGCCTAGTGGCGCTTAGTGAAGACTATATGGTTAAAAAAACGTGGATTGATGGCAAAGTAGTGTGGTGTTTATTATAA
- a CDS encoding RidA family protein — MTIKRINPTSIYDGSASGMSQATVDTDTGLIFISGQVDWDANFQTNGNDISTQTKNAAKHLITVLEAANSSVNNILQLRVYVRGEIADHMETIVPIIASTLGISRPALTGIGVASLATPDTLIEIEAVAKVIK, encoded by the coding sequence ATGACGATTAAACGTATTAATCCGACATCCATATACGACGGCAGTGCATCGGGTATGTCACAAGCGACTGTCGATACTGACACAGGATTGATTTTTATTTCTGGGCAGGTGGATTGGGATGCAAACTTCCAGACAAACGGCAACGATATCAGTACGCAGACAAAGAATGCGGCGAAGCACCTCATCACCGTATTAGAAGCGGCCAATTCTTCAGTGAATAACATTCTTCAACTTAGGGTGTATGTGCGAGGCGAAATCGCTGACCATATGGAAACCATAGTACCGATCATCGCCTCTACATTAGGCATATCGCGACCAGCTCTAACCGGTATTGGCGTCGCTTCTTTGGCTACGCCAGACACCTTGATCGAAATTGAAGCCGTGGCTAAGGTCATTAAATAA